In Candidatus Manganitrophus morganii, the genomic window AATCGGGCTCGGTCAGGCCGAAGCAGCCGATCGCCTCGCCCCGCGCCATCTTCGGGAGCCAGAAGTGCTTCTGCGCTTCCGATCCATACTCGGCGATCGGCCACATCACCAGGCCCGATTGAACCGAGACGAAACTCCGCAAGCCGGAATCGCCCCGTTCCAATTCCTGATTGATCAAGCCGTAGGCGACGCTGTTGAGTCCCGCGCAGCCGTATTTCGGATCGAGGTTGGCGCCGAGGAGCCCCATCGCCGCCATCTGCGGGACCAACGCCATTGGAAAGGTTCCCGCCTCATAGTGGGGGACGATGATCGGAAGCACCTGCGCTTCAACCCATCGCCGGACCTCGTCGCGGATCATCCGCTCTTCCGGTTTCAGCTCGTCATCCAGGTTGAGGAAATCGACCCCTTGAAAAGGCATCGCCTTCTCCTATCAAGAGAGTAATCGTCCATCGGTGAAGATCCCAGGATCAGGCGGGGTGGGTATAACGCGCCTCGATCTTCTCCCGGATGCGGGCGCGGCTCTCTTGGGCGGAAAGTTTTTCCGCTTCGATCCGCGCCGCTTCCTCGGCGAGAGGGTCATCTTTGATCGCCTCGCGGAACCAGCGGGAGTAATCCCCTTGCCGAAGATGATGCATCCAGGTCTCATCGTCCACGCCGTCCGCGAGTTGCATAAAAAGGGTTAGGTTCTGTGCGCGCAGGTTGAGCTTCCCATCCGGCCCTTGGAAGAAAAAACTTCGATCGGGAGGAAGCTCTCCCTCCGCGTATTTGCGGAGATGGCGCCGGCGCTCCATTCGGGGCGGAATGCTTCGAAACCAGAACGGCTCGCTTTTCGGCCGACGCGACCAGCCGATCGCCTCCCCCGGCTCCAGCGAGACGGAGGGGACCGACGGGGTGCGCTCGCTGAGCGTTGCACTGAAAGTGCGGATCGTCTCTTGCGGGGTCGACCCGATCGCAATGATGAGATCGACCGATGAGAGAACGGCGCGGGAAACTTGGTCAGGATGAACCGTGATCAGCAGAAATCCATAAAGCTCTTTCGGAACGGTCAGCAGGGCGGGGGCCCACGAAGCGGGGAGAAGATGATGGGTCTCGTCGATGACGATCCAATGCGGCCGGCCGGTCCGGGCCCGCAACTCCATCAATGCCGTGAGGAACCCCTCGAAGGTGGCGGGACGGCTCTCCATGGGAATACCGAGCAGATTAATCACCGCATTTTGGCCCGGCTTTTCGAGAAGCTGAATCGTTTCCTCCACCGTCGGCGCCCGCTGAGGGTTGCCGAGGACGACGGCTCCCTCGAAGTTCTGGTAATCTCCCTCCGGATCGATGATGCAAAATTGGTATCCCTGTTCCGAGAGCCGCTCCAGAAAACCGGTGGCAAAGGTCGACTTGCCCCCGCCCGATGTGCCGGCGAGGAGGACGCTCACCCCATACGGCTTCAGACGAACGGTCTCTCCTCCTTCGCGCTGGCCGAGAGGGATCTCATGCCGTGTCAGCCGCGGCTCCAGATCGGCCAGATCGGCGGCCAGGAGATGGTCGATCAGCTCGGTCACCCCGGCGCCGCGGCTTCCCCGGGTGACCCAGTCGGCCTGCTCTTTCAACGACGGGAGGGCGTTCGCGACCGCCACGGAGGCCTCACAGAGATGGAGAAAGGCATGATCGTTCTCCGCATCGCCGACGCCGACGGCGTTGTGCGGCGAGAGACCGAGCTCTTCGAGGGCGGCGGCAAGTCCGGTCGCCTTGTTCACCCCGGAGGGGAGGACCATCACCGCCCCCTTGTTGAAGATCACCTGAAGCTCCAAACCCAGCTCGCGGATCGTTTCAAGGACCGCCGTCTCGTGCGGCGTCCAGGTTGCCACGATCACCCGTCCGACCGCGAGAGGGCCGACCCCGCGAGCGCGCAGGGTCTCGGCAAAGCGTTCCGGCGGCGCTTCGGCGAGGAGTTTGATCTCGCGGGTCGCCGGGCGATAAAGCAAGGCGCCGTTCTCGGCGACCACGCTTTCAAAGAGATCGACCTGCGGGAAGACCTGAAGGAGCTCGTCCAGCTCTCGGCCGGTGACGAGAATCAGCCGCCGGCCGGAGTTCCGCAATCGTTCCAGCGCCTCCAACGTCGCTTCGTCTACCCGGCCTTCCGTGGCGAGTGTTCCGTCGTAATCGGTCGCAAGTGCGTAATAGCGCATCCAGATCCTTTCTAGTGAAAATTGTAACGTATTTGTTCGTTTGAACGCCAGAGGGGCGCACCATCGCATCCCTTTTTAAATGAAAGACCGCCATGATCGGTCCGGGATTACCTCGGCCGCCCCCGGGAGAGGCTCCCGAGCGCCCATCCGACGATGATCCCGAGCGCGAAGATGATAAAGAACATCAGCGCGCGGGAGAGTGAAAAACTCCAGAGGAGGAACTGGAGGGTCACCGGTTCGACATTTTGAAGCACAAAGAGGATCACCAGAAAGAGAAGGGTGATTCCGATGAAAATTTTGATTTGTCTCACAGAGCAACGGCTCACTGAAGAGATTGGAAGCGATTTTCTCCCGATTGAATCCTGGACGGGAGGAAGTTGGGACGAGGGAACGGCCCGCTCCTCTTTTTTGTATATTCCATTTCAGGAGAGAAGTCAATTCTCCGCCGGGAAGCCCGGCGACGAGGATCGGCCGCTTTCAAGGGGAAGCGGTCAGCTTGAGTCCCAGAATCCCGGCGACGATCAGGATCAAGCTGACGATCCGGCCGATGTCGCGCGATTCCTCGAAGAGGAGGATGCCGATCAGCGCCGTGCCGGTGGCCCCGATCCCGGTCCAGACGGCATAACCCGTTCCGACCGGAATCGTTTTCAACGCTTGGGCGAGAAGGATGAAGCTAAAGGCCATCGCGATGACGGTCAAGACGCTTGGCCAGAGGCGGGTAAATCCCTCGGTAAACTTGAGCCCGACCGCCCAGGCCACTTCGAAAAGACCGGCGATAAAAAGATAAAACCAATCCATCGTGCATTTTCCTCCGGGATGATTGATTCGAGTTGCGATCTAAGGGGAGCTCCCCTTGTATAGTCGAATTTCTCGCCGGAGTCAATTTTGTTTGACCTTCCCGATTTTCTCCTCGGCTTCTTTTCGATCGCCCGGGCGGGGCCGCGGTTTTTCCTGCTCGTCGGCGGCCTCCGGCTCCAAGTTCAATGCGGCGAAGATCGGAAAGTGATCCGACCCGAAGTAAGGGAGCCGCTTCAACTCGATCAAGCGAAAATGCGGCGAGTGAAAGACATGATCGAGCGGCCATCTCATGAATGGATACTTTGCATGAAAGGTGTTGAGGAATTTCCGCCCGATCCGCGGATCGAGGAGGCCGCTGATCTTCCGGAAGAGCCGGGTGGTCCGCGACCAGGCGACATCGTTGAGATCCCCCGCGACAATCACCGGCTTGTCCGATCCGCGCACCTCTTTTCCGACGATCAGCAACTCCACGTCCCGCTCCGTCGAGCGGGGATGCTGCGTCGGCGCCGGAGGGCGCGGGTGAAGACAGTGGAGCGCGATCTCCCGGCCCGACGGAAGCCGCACGCCGGTATGGATCGAGGGAACATCTTCTTGAACAAGGAATCGGACCTCCGGCCGGACCAGCTCCAGCCGCGAATAGAGGAGCATCCCATAGGTATTCTCGAGAGGGTGGTGGACCAAGGAAGGATGGCTCTTCTCCAATTGATCCAGTTCGCTCTGCCACCAGTGATTTGCCTCAAGGATGAGAATCAAATCGGGGTCGGCTTTCCGGATGATCTCCAGGAGCCGCGGCGCGTTCTTGTTGGGCATCCAGACGTTCGCGATCAGAAGGCGTAGCGACGATTCTTTGAAAGGACGCCGGCTCTCCGGGACTTGTTTCTTCCAGAGGGGTGTGTAGGGAAGCATCCGTCCGATTTGATAGAGGGTCGAAGCGGCGAGAAGGACGATAAAGAGCGTTTCCCAAACGGAGCCGGACTCCCAAACAAGTGGATAAAGGATCAACACGGCGACGGCAAAAAGGGTGATCTGCAGGCGCGGAAAATCGAAGATGCGAATCCACCAGACCTCCGTCCGCAGTAGGGGAAGGAGGGTCGCAAGGAGGGTGAAAGAGCCGATAAGGATGAAAAAAGCTTTCACGTAAAAACCTTCCTCTTGAAGGATGCGCCTGTTTTCCTGCGGCCGGAAGTGGTTTAGATTAGCTTATCCGAGTAGAGGGTGACTGCAACGGAGAGGGATGAGAGAAGGATGGACGATCCTCTCCCATTTTGATCAATCAGAATCGGTGCGGCATTTCAATGAGGGCCGGCCGCCCGATAAGCGGGCGGCCGGCCTGTACGAATAGGATCAGGGACGAAGCCACCGGTGGCTTCGTCCTTTAAGACGGAGCCGGTGTGACCGCAGGAGCGGTTGCATGAACCTGCGGCGGGATATTTTTAATCGGCGGAATGGTCTTCAGATAAGCGAAGATCGCTTTTAAATCTTCATCCGTGAAATTTCGGTAGACCGGCCAAGGCATCGGCGGGAGGATGGGACGGCCGGTGTCTCGGTCTCTCCCGGTTCGGATCGCGGTCATAAACTCTTTCTCCGTCCAGGTACCGAGGCCGGATGGATCGGGCGTGAGGTTTTTGGCGTAGCTGATTCCCCACGGTCCGGCGAAGGCGGTGTTCGAGCCGGCGCCGATCCAGACCCAGGGACCTTCCAATTTGGGCGGCGGGGGCATGACCATTTTTTCCGGGTGACCCGAGAGCGCCCGGGACATATCCGGACCGGGGCCGCCCGATTTCATAATCCATGGCGTGTGACAGTCGTGGCAGCCGGATGTATTGACCAGGTACTCTCCGCGTTGGACCTGCTTGGATTGCGGCGAAGCCGGGTCTTTTGCGATACCCAGGCCGGTGTAAACCGTTCCGATGAACAGGGACGCCAGGAGCAAGAGGCCGATCCTCTTGCGATGCGTCTTGAATCCATTGACGAAATCCACTTTTCTGAAATATCTCTTCATCGTTCTCCTCCCTCCTGAGCGTTTGCTCGCATATTGAATTAGATCATCGTTTCCGTTACTCCAGCGGAATCCGGTTCTTCGCTTGTCCGAGCCACTGGTCGAACGTCTGCAACTCCGGGTTGAGGGCGCGAGAGACGGCGAGATTGCGCGCGGCGCAGAAGTCGTCGTTGAAATCGCGCTTGAACTGGAACATGTTGCCGAGATCGTCGGCGCCGGGGAAGCCGAAGCTGCGATAAACTTCCGGCGGCACATCGTTGTAGCGGACTTCCCGGCCGAGCGCTTTGGTCAGGGAAGCGGCCATCTGGGCGCCGGTCAAATGCTCGCCGGCGATGCCGACCGTTTTGCCGATGTACTCCCGGCCTTTCTTGAAGATGCCGAGGGCGCACTTGCCGATATCTTCGGCGGCGATCCCCGGGAGCTTCTTATCCCCCATCGGCATGGTGATCGCCAGTTTCCCGTCCGGCCCCTTCTTGGGTCCCATCCCGAAGTAGATCATGTTGTCCCAGTAAAACGACGTCAGCAGCAGCGTCGTCGGCGCGCCGGCCTGTCCGAAAACCTGATCGGCTTCCCCTTTGCCGTCGAAATGGGGGACTTTGTATTTGCCGTGGAGGGTCGGCATCCGGTTGTCCGAAAGCGGGACCCATTTGCGGGTGTCTTCGAGGGTCGACCAGATCACATGTTGAACGCCCGCCTGCTTCGCCGCCTTGGCCATGTTCTTGGCCTGGGCGACCTCTTTCTCGGCCGAAAAGTGTTCCCAGAAATTGGTGAGGCAGAATGCGCCGTAGGCGCCGTCGAACGCTTTCTTGACGCTTTCCACATCGTCGATATCGGCCGCGACGACCTCGACCCCCTGTTGCGCCAGCGCTTTCGCTTTATCGGAGTTGACGTTTCGGGTCAGGGCTCGCACTGCAAAGCCGCTCTCTTTATCATTCAAGATCGCGCGGACCAAGCCGCCCCCCTGTGCGCCGGTGGCGCCGACAACTGCGATGATCTTTTTATTGGCCATGATATCCTCCTCCATTTAGATTAAGAGACAAAATCAGCAATGATGCTGAACCATACAAGAGAATGCTTCCTTCGAAACTAAACTGAGTTATCTTAGTTCAGGAAAGGAAGGGATTGCAAACGAGTCAATTGTCGATACGCTCTTTGGTGCCGGTTTTGCCGGTAATAAATAGCAAAGCCCATACCAGGAGGACTGAACCTCCAGATCGGGAGCATAAAAGAGTTAAAACAAAGCGTTATAAATTGAGAGGGGATCTGTGGAGGAGAGCGTGCCAACCTGGATCTGCCCACATGCCGTCAGATGCCGACCGGCGGGCACTAAGAGGGACGGGAGATGTTCAGCTTTTTCATTTTATGTTGAAGGGTGGTCCGTTTCATTCCGAGGCGGGCGGCTGCGCCGGCGGGCCCGGCGATGACCCAATTGGCCTCATTCAGAATTCGAAGGATATGTTCTCTCTCGGCGCTCTCGAGCGTCGAGACGCGGTGGGGCGCCGCCTCGGAAGAACGTTTCAGTTCCGTGAGCGGAACGAAAAGGGTCGATTCTTGCGAGAGGATCACCGCGCGTTCGATCATATTCTCAAGCTCCCGAATATTGCCGGGCCAGTCATACCCTGTCAACGCTTCCATCGTCTCGGCGGAGATCGCCTCGATCTGTTTGTTCATCCGTCTCGAATATTTCTGGGCAAAGTATCTCACCAGTAAAGGGATGTCTTCGGGCCGCTCGCGCAGCGGCGGCAATAAGATCGGAAAGACATTCAGGCGATAGTAGAGGTCGCTTCGGAACGCTTTATCGGCAATCATCCGGGGCAGGTCGCGGTTCGTCGCCGTCACCAGGCGGACGTTGACCTTAATCGTTCTATTGCTCCCCAGCCGTTCGAACTCTTGCTCTTGAAGCACCCGCAACAGTTTTGCCTGCAGCTCCAGCGGGATGTCTCCGACTTCATCCATAAACAGCGTTCCCTGATGGGCCAGTTCGAACCGGCCGATCTTCTGGGCGATGGCGCCGGTGAAAGCCCCCCGCTCATGGCCGAAGAGCTCGCTCTCCAACAAGCCCATCGGGATCGCCGCGCAGTTGATTTTCACGAAGGTCCGCTCGCGCCGCCCGCTTAAGTTGTGAATCGCGCGCGCGATCAGCTCCTTGCCGGTGCCGGTTTCTCCCTGGATCAGCACCGTCGAGTCGGTCGAGGCGACCGTCTCCGCCTGCTTCAAAACACGCTTCAGCGCCTTGCTCTCTCCGATGATCTCCGTAAAGTTATGCTCGGTGTGAATTTCGTCTTCTAAGTAGAGTTTTTCCTGCGCCAGCTTGTCTTTGAGCCGGCTGATTTCTTGATAGGCCAGGACGTTTTCGACGGCCACGGCGACCTGTCTTCCCACCTGCTCCAAGAATTCCAGATCTTCCCGATCCCATGCTTCGCTTTTTGAGCTGGTAAATCCCATCGCGCCCAGCTTGCGAAGGGCGGTCGTCAATGGGACGAAACAACAGGAGAGGGCGCCGTCTTCCCGCATCAACTGAATGACCCTCGACCAACGCACTTCTTTGGAAAGATCGGGAACAAGAACAGACCGCTGGTTTTTCCAGACGAACCCGTCCGGACACGCATCAATCGGGGCTTCGAGGCCCCCTACGATCTCGGCGGGAACATTGGCCTGAAGGGTGTGCAGCCGCATCAGGTTGCGATCGGGATCATAGAGCGAGAGGGCCACATAATTCACATGAACGACCGCGGGAAGTCGCTGTGCCAACTCTCGGAACAATTCGTCAAGATCCCGGCGAAGGGAGATCACCTCCGCGACCTCCAGTAAAGAGCGGTATCGCCGGGCCTGACGATCGGATGTTTGGGTTAAGTGATGGTTCATCAGCGAAGCGCTTTCTCGTGCGGAAATGGATGGGTATATCTTAGTTCAGGAAGGGGGAAATTGCAAACGAGGAGACGGCGGGTCTATCGGTCGTAGACTTCGATGAACCACTTCGGTTGCATCTCATCTAAATCGGTTCTTCGGTTGTTCGAGAGATATTTCGCCGGGTCCAGAACCGCCGGCGTTCCGCTTTCCCGGACAAAGACCACCCAGTGCCAAAAGGGCTGCCCGTTATCAACGTGGTATTTGATTGAAAGAAGCGCCCTCTCCGGGAGGCTCTCCCAGGAAGTGAACGGCGTTTCTTGCTCAGAGACCCGGATGTCGTATTCCGCAAGAATGCGCCTCACGTAGGTCGTGTCGGAGTAAAAGCCGGGGATCCGCCGCAAAGATGCCGATGCTGTTTGCAAGCGCCTTTACTTCCGCATAACGCCGTTTTGCCAACATCGCCACATTCGCGAAGCCGCAGCCGGTCGGCTCTTCTTGTATGACAACTTCCATTAGTGTCCTAGAGAATCGCCGGCGCAGATTACTGAATCTGCTCGATTTGTTTGCTTGATTTTATCGGGAGGTAGCATCGCTGCAGCAGGGTGTTGCTTCGAATGATTTCTGAGATCGCCAGCGGCAGCGCCACACCTAAAAGGAAGGCGACGATGCCATATAAAATCTCAGGACCGGGGAGAACTCTGAGTGTTGTAAAAATTTTGTCCTGAAGGAAATCAT contains:
- a CDS encoding HAD-IIB family hydrolase; translation: MRYYALATDYDGTLATEGRVDEATLEALERLRNSGRRLILVTGRELDELLQVFPQVDLFESVVAENGALLYRPATREIKLLAEAPPERFAETLRARGVGPLAVGRVIVATWTPHETAVLETIRELGLELQVIFNKGAVMVLPSGVNKATGLAAALEELGLSPHNAVGVGDAENDHAFLHLCEASVAVANALPSLKEQADWVTRGSRGAGVTELIDHLLAADLADLEPRLTRHEIPLGQREGGETVRLKPYGVSVLLAGTSGGGKSTFATGFLERLSEQGYQFCIIDPEGDYQNFEGAVVLGNPQRAPTVEETIQLLEKPGQNAVINLLGIPMESRPATFEGFLTALMELRARTGRPHWIVIDETHHLLPASWAPALLTVPKELYGFLLITVHPDQVSRAVLSSVDLIIAIGSTPQETIRTFSATLSERTPSVPSVSLEPGEAIGWSRRPKSEPFWFRSIPPRMERRRHLRKYAEGELPPDRSFFFQGPDGKLNLRAQNLTLFMQLADGVDDETWMHHLRQGDYSRWFREAIKDDPLAEEAARIEAEKLSAQESRARIREKIEARYTHPA
- a CDS encoding LapA family protein — encoded protein: MRQIKIFIGITLLFLVILFVLQNVEPVTLQFLLWSFSLSRALMFFIIFALGIIVGWALGSLSRGRPR
- the sugE gene encoding quaternary ammonium compound efflux SMR transporter SugE; translation: MDWFYLFIAGLFEVAWAVGLKFTEGFTRLWPSVLTVIAMAFSFILLAQALKTIPVGTGYAVWTGIGATGTALIGILLFEESRDIGRIVSLILIVAGILGLKLTASP
- a CDS encoding endonuclease/exonuclease/phosphatase family protein: MKAFFILIGSFTLLATLLPLLRTEVWWIRIFDFPRLQITLFAVAVLILYPLVWESGSVWETLFIVLLAASTLYQIGRMLPYTPLWKKQVPESRRPFKESSLRLLIANVWMPNKNAPRLLEIIRKADPDLILILEANHWWQSELDQLEKSHPSLVHHPLENTYGMLLYSRLELVRPEVRFLVQEDVPSIHTGVRLPSGREIALHCLHPRPPAPTQHPRSTERDVELLIVGKEVRGSDKPVIVAGDLNDVAWSRTTRLFRKISGLLDPRIGRKFLNTFHAKYPFMRWPLDHVFHSPHFRLIELKRLPYFGSDHFPIFAALNLEPEAADEQEKPRPRPGDRKEAEEKIGKVKQN
- a CDS encoding NmrA/HSCARG family protein, producing the protein MANKKIIAVVGATGAQGGGLVRAILNDKESGFAVRALTRNVNSDKAKALAQQGVEVVAADIDDVESVKKAFDGAYGAFCLTNFWEHFSAEKEVAQAKNMAKAAKQAGVQHVIWSTLEDTRKWVPLSDNRMPTLHGKYKVPHFDGKGEADQVFGQAGAPTTLLLTSFYWDNMIYFGMGPKKGPDGKLAITMPMGDKKLPGIAAEDIGKCALGIFKKGREYIGKTVGIAGEHLTGAQMAASLTKALGREVRYNDVPPEVYRSFGFPGADDLGNMFQFKRDFNDDFCAARNLAVSRALNPELQTFDQWLGQAKNRIPLE
- a CDS encoding sigma 54-interacting transcriptional regulator, which gives rise to MNHHLTQTSDRQARRYRSLLEVAEVISLRRDLDELFRELAQRLPAVVHVNYVALSLYDPDRNLMRLHTLQANVPAEIVGGLEAPIDACPDGFVWKNQRSVLVPDLSKEVRWSRVIQLMREDGALSCCFVPLTTALRKLGAMGFTSSKSEAWDREDLEFLEQVGRQVAVAVENVLAYQEISRLKDKLAQEKLYLEDEIHTEHNFTEIIGESKALKRVLKQAETVASTDSTVLIQGETGTGKELIARAIHNLSGRRERTFVKINCAAIPMGLLESELFGHERGAFTGAIAQKIGRFELAHQGTLFMDEVGDIPLELQAKLLRVLQEQEFERLGSNRTIKVNVRLVTATNRDLPRMIADKAFRSDLYYRLNVFPILLPPLRERPEDIPLLVRYFAQKYSRRMNKQIEAISAETMEALTGYDWPGNIRELENMIERAVILSQESTLFVPLTELKRSSEAAPHRVSTLESAEREHILRILNEANWVIAGPAGAAARLGMKRTTLQHKMKKLNISRPS